GAAGATATTTGGCGATTTACCACCTAGCTCGACCGTCGAAGGAATAATATTATCAGCAGCGCATTTTAAGATATGTGAACCCACTGGCGTTGAACCTGTAAAGGCAATCTTCGCGATTCGCGTACTGGTTGCCAGCGCTTCGCCCGCTTCTTTACCATAGCCGTTTACCACATTTAGAACACCTGCAGGCAATAAGTCACCAATCACTTCAAGTAGCACTAATATAGATGCTGGCGTTTGTTCAGCTGGTTTTAAAACAATACAGTTACCCGCAGCAAGGGCTGGTGCAAGTTTCCATGCCGCCATTAACAATGGGAAATTCCAAGGAATAATTTGCCCTACTACACCCAGTGGTTCATGAAAATGATAAGCAACTGTGGTTTCGTCTATCTCACCGATTGAGCCTTCTTGCGCGCGCACACAGCCGGCGAAATAACGAAAATGATCAGCCGCTAAAGGCACATCTGCCGCAAGTGTTTCACGAATTGCTTTACCGTTATCCCAGGTTTCGGCCACTGCCAGCATTTCTAGGTTTTGTTCAATACGATCGGCAATTTTTAATAAGATATTGCTACGCTCGGTGACCGACGTAGTCCCCCATGCCGCTTTTGCATCGTGGGCTTTATCAAGTGCCAGTTCGATATCTTCTTTTGATGAACGAGGTACTTTACAAAACACTTTACCGTTTACTGGGCTAATGTTTTCAAAGTACTCTCCCTTTACAGGGGCAACCCATTGGCCACCAATATAATTCTCATACTGCGCTTTAAAGTTAACTTTTGCGCCTTCACTACCTGGATTTGCATAAATCATAATGTGTTCTCTCTTCAAATTGTTGTGTTTTATTTAGCATTGACTAAATTATGCGGTAGGTTATTGTTTAATGAACCGCTAACAGTTGAAGTTAGCTCAGTTACTGAAAACACACTTGATTCCTAGTCCAGACTTTTTGACTATTTGTCCAGAATTTAGGACGACAGCGAGGCAACAATGAACACATCAGTTAGCAATAGAAGTTTAGATAAAAAACGACAACGTATTGATGTGCTTATTGAAAATAAAGTCAGTTTTGCGGGCGAGCATGCTGAATTAAGTATTTACGACACCTATTTAGATGCCCAAAAAGTGGCCTTACATTCCACTGAATTATTATTTTGTGGCATGATCAGCGGTAAAAAAATCATGCATGTTGCCGACAGTGATTATCATGAAGAGTTTTTACCAAACCAATCATTTGTACTTGCCCCAGAGCAAGGGGTGCTAATCGACTTTCCCAATGCATCTCTCAATCAGCCAACAACCTGTTTAGCGATTGAAATCAGTACCGATAAAATAAGCCAAGTAGTTGATGCTCTTAATTTTAACCAGCAAATTACCCAGGATGACTTTTTCCAATATCAAGCCAAGTTAGTGCACGCCCAGCATAATCCGCAAACTCAACAACTGCTGGAGCGAATGATCACCCTATTTAGTGAAAATGAACAACACCGCGATTACTTAATTGATTTATCACTCAATGAACTGATAACCCGTCTGTTACAGCAGCAAAGCCGAGACTTAATGATAGCAAGTTGTAAGCAAGGCAAGCTCGCAACCCCATTAAGCCATGTAGTAAGTTACATAGAACAGCACCTTGCTGAGAATATTGATATTGATGTGTTATGTAAGATAGCCTGTATGAGCCGCAGTAAATTTTATCAGCAATTTAAGCTGGCATTTGGTGTTACGCCCGCTCTTTGGCAACAACAATTACGCTTGCAAAAAGCGTATAAACTGCTCGAAAAAGGCGAGGCGATTAGCCAAGTTTGTTACCAATTAGGCTTTAATAACCCAAGCCATTTTAGCCGTGTGTTTAAACAAGCCTTTGGCGCAACACCTAAAAGTATCGCTAACCATTAAGTTCTGGATTGCGATGAGAATAAACACGATAGGTTAAGGCAAGTAGAATACAAATAGCACTTGGCACATAAAGCGCCGCAAAGGTCATTTGTGCAAATAACCACGCCCCTGCTAAGCCACCAAATATAAAGCCAATAATGATTAGGCCGAACAGTTTAGCCTTACGTTTATCAAGCGCCTCACCACGTAAAACCCGACCAAACATAATACCTAAATCAGTAAAGATACCCGTTACATGGGTAGTACGCACAATTGCACCACTGTAAGTTGTTGCCAAGGCGTTTTGTAAACCACATGCCGCAGACGCTAAAAAGTGCCCATAGCCCGAGCCATTAAACAATAACCAAAGTGCGCCCAGTAAAAGCCCAGCTTCAATCAATAATGCCGTGTCGTAATGACGACCTAGTTTAAGTGCTGAACTATGCAGCAAGAACCCAGCAATACCAGACCCAACTAAAAATGACAGTAATACACCTAATAAATGTAAAGCATCAAGGCTATTGCCATGCATGAGATCTGCGCCAAGCAAGGTTGCAGTTCCTGATAAATGGGATACCGCTTGATGCTCAAAGCTAAGTAAACCAACCGCATTCACACACCCAGCCACCAGCGCCAAAATAAATGCGCCAATCTCAACCCATTTTGGTAACTTAGAAATCACTCACTATTCGCCTTTTTCTCACACTCGTACTCATTCTTTTATGGTACGCCTATTTTTATGACTAAAAACACTTTTTTTCGACTCTTTATATGGTAATTTACCATTAAGTAAATCGATTAAGAACCTACAATGACAAAGCCAAAAACTTGGACGCTAAAAAGTATTGCCAAAGAGTTAGGCGTTTCAAATGCCACCGTATCAAATGCCTTTAATCGTCCTGATCAATTATCGAAAGCACGCCGCGAAGAAATTTTGGCGGCCTGTAAAAAGCTCGGCTATTTTGGCCCAAACAAGGCGGCGCAATCATTACGCCGAGGCACCTTTAATATTGTTGCTTTAGTATTGCCAGACAGCGTTGAATATATGGTATCAGATCCGGTTGCTAGCAGCTTTATGCGCGGTGTATCGGCGGTGCTCGAAAAAAATGGCATTAATCTTTTATTATTTTCAGGTAACAACGATAACCTAAATAGCGTAGTCGATTTTGTTGATGGCTTTATTTGTTATGGTCGCCCTCGTAATAAACAACTTGTTGAACAGTTAAAACAGGTTGCCAAGCATGTTGTAACGGTTGATTTTAACATCGGTCGTGATGCCTCTGTAAACGTAAATAACCAACAAGCCAGTTTCGATATTGCCAAGCATGCACTGCACAAAAATGATGATCGGGTTGCTATTTTAGGCCTGCGCTTACTCGATAACGACGTATTATGCCGAGTATACGAACATCATGAGTTTGAAGCAGGTCAGTCGATTGCTCATCAACGACTGCGCGGTTATCACCAAGCAATCAGCGATGCTGGCATCACCTTGGGTGATGATAGAACATGGAATATTCCAGAAAGCAGTGAACGCTTTGCCAGCATTGCCGCCAAAGAAGCGCTTAGCAGCACACCAAGGCCAAACGTTTTGTTGTGTATGAGTGATTTAATTGCCCTTGCCGCCATGCGCGAAGCATTAAAAATGGGCTTATCGATTCCAGAAGATGTCAGAATTGTTGGTTTTGATGGCATAGATGAAGGCCAACGATTTGTGCCAAAACTCACAACGGTCCATCAAAATAGCGAAGAAAAAGGCCGCATTGCTGCGACCTTGTTTCTATCGAAAGAGCAGCAAACAGCCGAAATCGACTATCAACTGCAATTGGGTCAAAGTAGTTAGGCTAAAAAGTCAGCCAAATCAACAATACTTTGTTCGCCGTCTCGGTGGTCAACAATAATCACTTCACGGCTAGCAAAGTCAACTTTTAACTCGATTGAGCTGGTATCATCATGCCAGCTTAAACGGCACACACTGCCTTCACCTTTCGCAATAAACTCACCGTTAAATGCTGGATGCTCATTACGTAATTGAATCAGCTTGATCAACCCTTTCACCACAGGTTTAGCAAGCGCAGCATCAATGTCTTGCGCATTTAAATAAGGGCGATTGATATCACGACCTACATTGGTACGAGCCAGTAATTCCATATCGTTTTCACAAGCGAACAGGCCACCATAATAAACTTGTGGAATACCTGGCGCGAAGAACTGAATTGCACGCGCTAATAAGTAATCAAAGTCATCTGCGCCCAAGGCATTGTAATATGTGCAGTTAACTTGATATAAATCGACATTACTTGCTGCTGCACCAGTTGCTAATCGGCTTTGCCCTTCACTCTTTTCATGAATGGTTTCAACCAAGTTATCAATTTCTGCTGCATTTAATAGACCCGGTTTATCACCCATTGGGCCTGCGTCAATGATGCCAATGCCATCATGGGTATCGAGAACCGTTAAACAATTTCGCGGCGAAATGGTTAGCCAATTCAGTAAAGCTTGCGCATCATTGCTAAACAAGCTGTGTAAAATAAGTGGTGGTAAAGCAAAGTCATAAACCATATTTACACGCTTTGCGACTTCAACCTGAGTCTGGAAATGGCTGTGGATCTCGG
The nucleotide sequence above comes from Pseudoalteromonas shioyasakiensis. Encoded proteins:
- a CDS encoding YoaK family protein — protein: MISKLPKWVEIGAFILALVAGCVNAVGLLSFEHQAVSHLSGTATLLGADLMHGNSLDALHLLGVLLSFLVGSGIAGFLLHSSALKLGRHYDTALLIEAGLLLGALWLLFNGSGYGHFLASAACGLQNALATTYSGAIVRTTHVTGIFTDLGIMFGRVLRGEALDKRKAKLFGLIIIGFIFGGLAGAWLFAQMTFAALYVPSAICILLALTYRVYSHRNPELNG
- the exaC gene encoding acetaldehyde dehydrogenase ExaC — protein: MIYANPGSEGAKVNFKAQYENYIGGQWVAPVKGEYFENISPVNGKVFCKVPRSSKEDIELALDKAHDAKAAWGTTSVTERSNILLKIADRIEQNLEMLAVAETWDNGKAIRETLAADVPLAADHFRYFAGCVRAQEGSIGEIDETTVAYHFHEPLGVVGQIIPWNFPLLMAAWKLAPALAAGNCIVLKPAEQTPASILVLLEVIGDLLPAGVLNVVNGYGKEAGEALATSTRIAKIAFTGSTPVGSHILKCAADNIIPSTVELGGKSPNIFFNDVMEKDDEFLSKAIEGAVLAYFNQGEVCTCPSRLFIQEDIYEQFIERVLARTLQIKRGNPLDTETMVGAQASQAQFDKILSYIEIGKKEGAEVLAGGEVEQLSDEFNGGYYIQPTLLKGTNDMRVFQEEIFGPVISMSTFKDEDEALALANSSEFGLGAGVWSRNMNRAYHFGRKIEAGRVWTNCYHMYPAHAAFGGYKKSGIGRETHKLALDHYQQTKNLLVSYSENPLGFF
- a CDS encoding AraC family transcriptional regulator; protein product: MNTSVSNRSLDKKRQRIDVLIENKVSFAGEHAELSIYDTYLDAQKVALHSTELLFCGMISGKKIMHVADSDYHEEFLPNQSFVLAPEQGVLIDFPNASLNQPTTCLAIEISTDKISQVVDALNFNQQITQDDFFQYQAKLVHAQHNPQTQQLLERMITLFSENEQHRDYLIDLSLNELITRLLQQQSRDLMIASCKQGKLATPLSHVVSYIEQHLAENIDIDVLCKIACMSRSKFYQQFKLAFGVTPALWQQQLRLQKAYKLLEKGEAISQVCYQLGFNNPSHFSRVFKQAFGATPKSIANH
- the gtfA gene encoding sucrose phosphorylase: MINNKVQLITYADRITGQGIDELSNLLNGQLNNVFAGVHLLPFYNPIDGSDAGFDPIDHSEVDSRLGSWDDINVLGASYDLMADLIVNHVSAQSFQFKDVLAKGKQSEFWDLFLTKDDVFPNGMSEAEQQAIYRPRPGSCFTPIACGDGQTYDFWTTFTDNQIDINVKSTAGIEYLNTVLGKFADNNVNIIRLDAAGYAIKEAGTNCFMLDETFEYLNKLSAQANEAGMETIAEIHSHFQTQVEVAKRVNMVYDFALPPLILHSLFSNDAQALLNWLTISPRNCLTVLDTHDGIGIIDAGPMGDKPGLLNAAEIDNLVETIHEKSEGQSRLATGAAASNVDLYQVNCTYYNALGADDFDYLLARAIQFFAPGIPQVYYGGLFACENDMELLARTNVGRDINRPYLNAQDIDAALAKPVVKGLIKLIQLRNEHPAFNGEFIAKGEGSVCRLSWHDDTSSIELKVDFASREVIIVDHRDGEQSIVDLADFLA
- a CDS encoding LacI family DNA-binding transcriptional regulator, whose protein sequence is MTKPKTWTLKSIAKELGVSNATVSNAFNRPDQLSKARREEILAACKKLGYFGPNKAAQSLRRGTFNIVALVLPDSVEYMVSDPVASSFMRGVSAVLEKNGINLLLFSGNNDNLNSVVDFVDGFICYGRPRNKQLVEQLKQVAKHVVTVDFNIGRDASVNVNNQQASFDIAKHALHKNDDRVAILGLRLLDNDVLCRVYEHHEFEAGQSIAHQRLRGYHQAISDAGITLGDDRTWNIPESSERFASIAAKEALSSTPRPNVLLCMSDLIALAAMREALKMGLSIPEDVRIVGFDGIDEGQRFVPKLTTVHQNSEEKGRIAATLFLSKEQQTAEIDYQLQLGQSS